A window of the Halopseudomonas phragmitis genome harbors these coding sequences:
- a CDS encoding 3'-5' exonuclease has protein sequence MSAQPEQLLDWPRRLANLAASSRDPRLASFYRAGCPAADCPLEQLPMVALDIETTGLDPKRHAIVSLGLVPFDLQRIRCSQSWYQVVRPSTSLHPESIAFHRITHSEIEQAPPLKAVLSELLERLAGKLVVVHYRPIERGFLDQALRRELGEGWQFPLIDTMAIEAELHPQRQPGWLLRLLGKQPISIRLADSRSRYALPLYQSHHALTDAIATAELFQAQIATHFDPQLPVSRLWC, from the coding sequence ATGAGCGCCCAGCCAGAGCAACTGCTCGATTGGCCCAGGCGCCTGGCCAACCTGGCCGCCAGCAGCCGCGATCCACGCCTGGCCTCCTTCTATCGAGCCGGCTGCCCGGCCGCCGACTGCCCACTGGAGCAGCTACCGATGGTCGCCCTGGACATCGAAACCACTGGCCTGGACCCCAAGCGCCACGCCATTGTCAGCCTGGGCCTGGTGCCCTTCGACCTGCAGCGCATCCGTTGCAGTCAGAGCTGGTATCAGGTGGTGCGCCCCAGCACTTCGCTACATCCCGAATCGATTGCCTTCCATCGCATCACCCACTCGGAAATCGAGCAGGCACCGCCACTAAAGGCGGTACTGAGCGAGTTACTGGAACGCCTGGCTGGCAAGCTGGTAGTAGTGCACTACCGCCCTATAGAGCGCGGTTTTCTCGATCAAGCCCTGCGCCGCGAACTGGGCGAAGGCTGGCAGTTTCCGCTGATTGACACTATGGCTATCGAGGCTGAACTGCACCCGCAGCGCCAACCCGGCTGGCTGCTGCGCCTGCTGGGCAAGCAGCCGATCTCGATCCGCCTGGCAGACAGCCGCAGCCGTTATGCCCTGCCGCTATATCAGTCCCACCATGCCCTGACCGACGCTATCGCTACCGCCGAACTGTTTCAGGCGCAGATAGCCACCCATTTCGACCCGCAGCTGCCCGTCAGCCGGCTTTGGTGCTAA
- a CDS encoding BCCT family transporter: MGSQPLNETAAVNETPSLDGIPAPSGDANLIDTDYVVGQDNFSGKITIALDIHGKVFLISALTVLLFVVLTLALQSEAAELFTSLRGWLTSKLAWFFLGAANIFVILCLALIVSPLGKVRLGGLDARPDYSYLGWFSMLFAAGMGIGLMFYGVSEPMSHYSAAVGGVSVGADGLRSDWAPLAAAAGDSEEALRLGMAATIFHWGLHPWAIYAVVALALALFSFNKGLPLSVRSIFYPVLGERVWGWPGHVVDILAVFATLFGLVTSLGLGAQQAAAGLSHLFGIPSGDLTMVLLIIGITAIALLSVLAGLEKGVQRLSKINMGLAVLLLLFVIVVGPTLAILSGFFSNLGAYLVNLPALSNPIGREDANFSQGWTAFYWAWWISWSPFVGMFIARVSRGRTVREFLIAVLLVPSLVSVLWMTAFGGTAISQLLGDGFTGVQEAALELQLFAMLSQLPLTELTSFIGIVLVIVFFITSSDSGSLVIDTITAGGKVNAPVPQRVFWVVIEGVLAIALLLGGGLVALQAMAVSTGLPFTLVLLVGCIAIIKGLLSEPRR; this comes from the coding sequence ATGGGAAGCCAACCCTTGAATGAAACCGCCGCTGTGAACGAGACGCCCAGTCTCGATGGCATTCCGGCCCCGAGCGGGGATGCCAATCTGATCGACACCGACTATGTGGTGGGTCAGGACAACTTCTCCGGCAAGATCACCATTGCGCTCGATATCCACGGCAAGGTCTTTCTGATCTCGGCCCTGACGGTGCTGCTGTTCGTGGTTTTGACGCTGGCTTTGCAAAGCGAAGCGGCAGAATTGTTTACCAGCCTGCGTGGCTGGCTGACCAGCAAGCTGGCCTGGTTTTTCCTGGGGGCGGCGAACATTTTCGTGATTCTGTGTCTGGCGTTGATTGTTTCACCGCTAGGCAAGGTGCGTCTGGGCGGGCTGGATGCACGGCCGGATTACTCTTATCTGGGCTGGTTCTCGATGCTGTTTGCTGCCGGTATGGGCATTGGCCTGATGTTCTATGGCGTATCCGAGCCGATGTCGCATTACTCCGCTGCCGTCGGTGGAGTGTCGGTTGGCGCTGATGGACTGCGTAGCGACTGGGCACCACTGGCCGCTGCGGCCGGCGATAGTGAAGAGGCCCTAAGGCTTGGTATGGCGGCGACTATCTTCCACTGGGGCCTGCACCCCTGGGCAATTTATGCGGTGGTGGCGCTGGCGCTGGCGTTGTTTTCGTTCAACAAGGGTTTGCCGTTGAGCGTGCGCTCGATCTTTTACCCGGTGCTGGGTGAGCGGGTCTGGGGCTGGCCTGGTCATGTGGTAGATATTCTTGCGGTATTTGCCACTCTGTTTGGCCTGGTCACCTCGCTGGGATTGGGTGCCCAGCAGGCGGCGGCGGGTCTGAGTCATCTGTTCGGTATTCCGAGCGGTGATCTGACCATGGTGTTGCTGATCATCGGCATCACAGCGATAGCATTGCTCTCAGTATTGGCAGGCCTGGAAAAGGGCGTGCAGCGGCTGTCGAAAATCAATATGGGACTGGCGGTGTTGTTGCTGCTGTTCGTGATTGTGGTGGGGCCGACACTGGCGATTTTGAGCGGGTTCTTCAGCAACCTTGGGGCCTATCTGGTCAACCTGCCGGCGCTGTCCAATCCGATTGGACGCGAAGATGCCAACTTCAGTCAGGGCTGGACCGCCTTCTACTGGGCTTGGTGGATCAGTTGGTCACCGTTTGTCGGCATGTTCATCGCGCGGGTCAGCCGTGGCCGGACCGTGCGTGAGTTTCTGATTGCCGTACTGCTTGTGCCGTCGCTGGTGTCGGTACTGTGGATGACCGCCTTTGGCGGCACGGCGATCAGTCAGTTGCTGGGCGATGGCTTCACTGGTGTGCAGGAGGCAGCGCTGGAGTTGCAGTTGTTCGCCATGCTTAGTCAACTGCCGCTGACCGAATTGACCTCGTTTATCGGTATCGTGCTGGTCATCGTATTCTTCATCACTTCGTCTGATTCCGGCTCATTGGTGATCGACACCATCACGGCTGGTGGCAAGGTCAATGCGCCGGTGCCGCAACGGGTATTCTGGGTTGTGATCGAGGGGGTGCTGGCCATTGCCCTGCTGCTGGGCGGCGGCCTGGTGGCATTGCAGGCGATGGCGGTATCTACTGGTTTGCCGTTTACTCTGGTGCTGCTGGTTGGCTGTATTGCCATTATCAAGGGACTATTGAGTGAGCCAAGGCGCTGA
- the ggt gene encoding gamma-glutamyltransferase, with amino-acid sequence MSRAFLTGLALLLILGGCGPVDPVSPQPSRQTESERSAKRFMVSAAHPLAVEAGLEVLRRGGHAVDAAVAVNMVLGFIEAPETGIGGGGFLLLHEPASATTRFYDGRETAPLTATPERFQRLGIPLPLALAIPSPEAVGVPGLVALLGEAHARHGRLPWAELLQPAIELAETGVPMPPRLRQQINDDWSLRLFADTRHHFRAQAQSDPPHLRNPELAATLRQLAKHGPHAFYQGAIAEQIVERLEHRAWGRTDLTLQDLASYQVVERAPLCGRYRQWTLCGAPPPSSGGLTVLQALGILEHFPLPDMPADTAETLHLIAEASRLAFADRNHYVGDPAFVSVPVQALLDADYLRQRADLIDPQRALAEVKPGAPGVQPWLEHAQARAEPGGSGTSHISIVDGEGNLLALTSSIEAPFGARMLSQGFVLNNQLTDFSFNPEQDGQPHPNAVGPGKRPRSSMAPFIVFDASGAPRLVIGSRGGSRIIGHVLKTLIGVLDWDMDIQQAIALPAMVERGRGIELEAGTALEQLQRPLEELGHRVRVETMTSGLHGIEWLDSRWRGGADPRLDGLASGD; translated from the coding sequence ATGAGTCGAGCGTTTTTAACCGGACTGGCCCTGCTACTGATCCTGGGCGGCTGCGGCCCCGTCGACCCGGTCAGTCCTCAGCCATCAAGACAAACCGAGAGCGAGCGCAGCGCCAAGCGCTTTATGGTCTCAGCCGCCCACCCGTTGGCGGTCGAGGCCGGACTTGAGGTTCTGCGCCGCGGCGGTCATGCGGTCGATGCCGCGGTGGCGGTCAACATGGTACTCGGCTTTATCGAAGCTCCAGAAACCGGCATCGGCGGCGGCGGCTTTCTGCTGCTGCACGAGCCTGCCAGCGCCACCACCCGGTTCTATGATGGCCGAGAAACCGCACCGCTGACCGCAACCCCGGAACGCTTTCAGCGCCTGGGCATACCATTGCCACTGGCTCTTGCGATACCCAGCCCTGAAGCCGTTGGCGTACCCGGACTAGTCGCCCTGCTGGGCGAGGCACATGCCCGCCATGGCCGGCTACCCTGGGCTGAACTGCTGCAGCCGGCTATCGAGCTGGCCGAGACCGGTGTGCCGATGCCTCCACGCCTGCGCCAGCAGATCAACGACGACTGGTCATTACGGCTGTTTGCCGATACCCGCCACCATTTTCGCGCCCAGGCCCAGAGCGATCCCCCGCATCTGCGCAACCCGGAACTGGCGGCCACACTGCGCCAGTTGGCCAAACACGGACCGCACGCTTTCTATCAGGGGGCCATCGCCGAGCAGATCGTCGAGCGGCTTGAGCACCGGGCCTGGGGGCGCACCGACCTGACCCTGCAGGATCTGGCCAGCTACCAGGTGGTCGAGCGCGCGCCACTCTGCGGTCGTTATCGGCAATGGACCCTGTGTGGTGCACCACCACCCTCCTCCGGCGGCCTGACCGTGCTACAGGCGCTGGGGATACTCGAGCACTTCCCGCTGCCCGACATGCCTGCGGATACGGCCGAAACCCTGCATCTGATCGCCGAAGCCAGCCGCCTGGCCTTCGCCGACCGCAACCACTATGTCGGCGACCCGGCCTTCGTCAGCGTTCCAGTCCAGGCACTGCTGGATGCCGACTACCTGCGCCAGCGCGCCGACCTGATCGATCCACAGCGCGCCCTGGCCGAGGTCAAACCAGGAGCCCCCGGCGTCCAGCCCTGGCTTGAACATGCCCAGGCCCGAGCCGAGCCCGGCGGTTCCGGCACCTCGCATATCAGCATTGTCGACGGCGAGGGCAACTTGCTGGCCCTGACCAGCTCCATCGAGGCACCATTCGGCGCACGCATGCTCAGTCAGGGCTTCGTCCTCAACAACCAGTTGACCGACTTCAGCTTCAACCCCGAACAGGATGGCCAGCCACACCCCAACGCCGTCGGCCCCGGCAAGCGCCCCCGCAGCTCCATGGCCCCATTCATTGTCTTCGACGCCAGCGGCGCACCGCGCCTGGTGATCGGCTCACGCGGTGGCAGCCGGATTATTGGCCATGTACTCAAGACCCTGATCGGCGTGCTGGACTGGGACATGGATATTCAGCAAGCAATTGCCTTACCAGCCATGGTCGAGCGCGGGCGCGGTATCGAGTTGGAGGCCGGCACCGCACTGGAGCAACTGCAACGCCCTCTGGAAGAACTTGGCCATCGGGTGCGGGTCGAAACCATGACCAGTGGCCTGCATGGCATAGAGTGGCTGGACAGTCGCTGGCGTGGAGGCGCCGACCCTCGACTGGACGGTCTGGCCAGCGGCGATTGA
- a CDS encoding amidoligase family protein has product MATAPPAFPWPPRSQRLDGALRRVGVELEMNGLSLDHLTHLSAEFLGCEIQSSSRYERILHGDPAGDWVVELDFSLLKKLGREQRRANDLGDELMNSAEEALKWLSEALVPLELVSPPLPLDRLHNVDALIEHLRRAGAKGTGDRLTNAFGMQFNPEVPDTEPATLLAYLQAFLCLHDWLRERANINFTRRLTSYVDPFPLDYVRQVIAADYQPGLTSLIDDYLTANPTRNRALDLLPLFKHLDPQRVLARAGDELIKPRPTFHYRLPDCLIDQPGWGLHLAWGDWLEVERLACDPARLKACCRAYARHLDQGLARLLDNWPEQISHHWLSDTQ; this is encoded by the coding sequence ATGGCCACAGCACCACCAGCATTCCCCTGGCCACCACGTAGCCAGCGACTTGACGGGGCACTGCGGCGGGTCGGTGTAGAGCTTGAGATGAACGGTCTGAGCCTTGATCACTTGACCCATCTGAGCGCCGAATTTCTCGGTTGCGAGATACAGAGCAGCAGCCGCTATGAGCGCATCCTGCACGGTGATCCGGCTGGCGATTGGGTGGTGGAGCTGGACTTCAGCCTGTTGAAAAAGCTCGGCCGCGAGCAACGCCGGGCCAATGATCTGGGCGATGAACTGATGAACTCAGCCGAAGAAGCCCTCAAATGGCTCTCTGAAGCCCTGGTCCCTCTCGAGCTGGTCAGCCCTCCGCTGCCGCTGGATCGCCTGCACAACGTCGACGCTTTGATCGAGCACCTGCGCCGAGCTGGCGCCAAGGGTACTGGTGATCGCCTGACCAACGCCTTTGGCATGCAGTTCAACCCCGAAGTGCCGGACACTGAACCCGCCACCCTGCTCGCCTATCTGCAAGCCTTCCTGTGCCTGCACGACTGGCTGCGTGAGCGGGCCAACATCAACTTTACCCGACGCCTGACCAGTTACGTCGACCCGTTCCCGCTGGACTATGTGCGCCAGGTCATCGCTGCCGACTACCAGCCCGGGCTCACGAGCCTGATCGACGATTACCTGACCGCCAATCCAACCCGTAACCGCGCCCTGGACCTGTTACCGCTGTTCAAGCATCTGGATCCACAACGGGTTCTGGCCCGTGCGGGTGACGAACTGATCAAGCCCCGACCAACCTTTCATTACCGCCTGCCCGACTGCCTTATCGACCAGCCCGGCTGGGGCCTGCACCTGGCCTGGGGCGACTGGCTGGAAGTCGAACGCCTGGCCTGCGACCCGGCGCGCCTGAAGGCCTGCTGCCGGGCTTATGCCCGCCATCTGGATCAGGGCCTGGCGCGCCTGCTCGACAACTGGCCCGAGCAGATCAGCCACCACTGGCTGAGTGATACGCAATGA